The Athene noctua chromosome 23, bAthNoc1.hap1.1, whole genome shotgun sequence genome window below encodes:
- the NRAS gene encoding GTPase NRas, with protein MTEYKLVVVGAGGVGKSALTIQLIQNHFVDEYDPTIEDSYRKQVVIDGETCLLDILDTAGQEEYSAMRDQYMRTGEGFLCVFAINNSKSFADINLYREQIKRVKDSDDVPMVLVGNKCDLPTRTVDTKQAQELAKSYGIPFIETSAKTRQGVEDAFYTLVREIRQYRMKKLNSSEDGNQGCMGLSCIVM; from the exons ATGACCGAGTACaagctggtggtggtgggagcCGGCGGCGTCGGGAAGAGCGCGCTGACCATCCAGCTCATCCAGAACCACTTCGTGGACGAGTACGACCCCACCATCGAG GATTCGTATAGAAAGCAGGTTGTCATTGATGGAGAGACGTGCTTGTTAGACATCCTGGACACGGCGGGGCAGGAGGAGTATAGTGCCATGCGGGATCAGTACATGAGAACTGGGGAAGGATTCCTCTGTGTTTTTGCAATTAACAACAGTAAATCGTTTGCTGACATTAACCTTTACAG agaGCAGATCAAGAGAGTGAAAGATTCAGATGATGTGCCAATGGTGCTAGTTGGGAATAAGTGTGATTTGCCCACAAGAACAGTAGACACAAAACAGGCTCAAGAATTAGCAAAGAGCTATGGAATCCCCTTCATAGAGACATCTGCTAAAACAAGACAG GGTGTGGAAGATGCTTTTTACACACTGGTGAGAGAGATCCGGCAGTACCGGATGAAAAAGCTCAACAGCAGTGAAGATGGGAATCAAGGCTGTATGGGATTGTCTTGCATTGTGATGTGA
- the CSDE1 gene encoding cold shock domain-containing protein E1, giving the protein MSFDPNLLHNNGHNGYPNGTSAALRETGVIEKLLTSYGFIQCSERQARLFFHCSQYNGNLQELKVGDDVEFEVSSDRRTGKPIAIKLVKIKPEILPEERINGQVVCAVPHNLESKSPAAPGQSPTGSVCYERNGEVFYLTYTPEDVEGNVQLETGDKINFVIDTNKHTGAVSARNIMLLKKKQARCQGVVCAMKEAFGFIERGDVVKEIFFHYSEFKGDLEALQPGDDVEFTIKDRNGKEVATDVRLLPQGTVIFEDISIEHFEGTVTKVIPKVPSKNQSDPLPGRIKVDFVIPKELPFGDKDTKSKVTLLESDHVRFNISTDRRDKLERATNIEVLPNTFQFTNETREMGVIAAMRDGFGFIKCVDRDARMFFHFSEIMDGNQLHISDEVEFTVVPDMLSAQRNHAIRIKKLPKGTVSFHTQSDHRFVGTIDKEATPAKATSPNKGKEKEAEDGIIVYDDCGVKLTIPYQAKDVEGSTNPQIGDKVEFCVCEVKRTGLQTAVSVRMLGRNYSSKRLLGYVAALKDNFGFIETANHDKEIFFHYSEYCGDIDSLELGDTVEYSLSKGKGNKVSAEKVNKTHAVNGITEEADPTVYSGKVIRPLRSVDPTQTEYQGMIEVMEDGEMKGEVYPFGIVGMANKGDCLQKGETVKFQLCVLGQNGQTMAVNITPFRRATVECVKDQFGFINYEVGDSKKLFFHVKEVQDGVELQAGDEVEFSVILNQRTGKCSACNVWRVCEGAKAVAAPRPDRLVNRLKSINLDDANAPRLTVLRQPRGPDNSKGFGAERKIRQAGVID; this is encoded by the exons GGGTACCCCAATGGTACTTCGGCAGCGCTGCGTGAGACTGGGGTTATAGAGAAACTGCTGACCTCTTATGGATTCATTCAGTGTTCAGAACGGCAAGCTAGACTGTTCTTCCACTGTTCACAGTATAATGGCAACTTACAGGAGCTCAAAGTAGGAG ATGATGTTGAGTTTGAAGTGTCTTCTGATCGCCGAACTGGAAAACCTATTGCTATTAAATTGGTGaagataaaaccagaaatattacCTGAAGAACGAATAAATGGACAA GTTGTGTGCGCTGTTCCTCACAATTTAGAGAGTAAATCTCCAGCTGCCCCGGGTCAGAGTCCAACAGGGAGTGTATGCTACGAACGTAATGGG GAAGTATTTTACCTGACTTACACCCCTGAGGATGTTGAAGGAAATGTACAGCTGGAAACAGGAGATAAAATAAACTTTGTAATTGATACAAATAAACA taCTGGTGCTGTAAGTGCTCGTAACATTAtgctattaaaaaagaaacaagcccGCTGTCAAGGAGTAGTCTGTGCCATGAAA GAAGCCTTTGGATTTATTGAGAGGGGTGATGTCGTGAAGGAGATATTCTTTCACTATAGTGAATTTAAAGGTGACCTAGAAGCCTTACAGCCTGGTGATGACGTGGAGTTTACAATCAAAGACAGAAAT gGTAAAGAAGTTGCAACAGATGTTAGACTGCTGCCTCAAGGAACTGTCATTTTTGAAGATATCAGCATTGAACATTTTGAAGGAACAGTAACCAAAGTAATTCCAAAAGTACCCAGCAAAAACCAG AGTGACCCACTACCTGGCCGCATCAAAGTTGACTTTGTGATTCCTAAAGAACTTCCGTTTGGAGACAAAGATACGAAATCCAAGGTGACCTTGCTGGAAAGTGACCACGTTCGATTCAATATTTCAACAGACCGACGTGACAAACTGGAACGAGCTACCAATATTGAGGTTCTCCCCAATACTTTCCAGTTTACTAATGAAACTAGGGAAATG GGTGTGATTGCAGCAATGAGAGATGGCTTTGGCTTTATTAAATGTGTGGACCGGGATGCTCGTATGTTCTTTCACTTCAGTGAAATTATGGATGGAAATCAACTCCATATTTCTGATGAAGTAGAGTTTACTGTTGTTCCT GATATGTTGTCTGCCCAAAGAAATCATGCTATAAGGATTAAAAAACTTCCAAAGGGCACGGTTTCTTTCCACACCCAATCAGACCACCGTTTTGTGGGCACTATAGACAAAGAAGCCACTCCAGCCAAAGCCACTAGCCCGAACAAAGGCAAAGAGAAG GAAGCTGAGGATGGAATAATTGTTTATGACGACTGTGGAGTAAAACTGACCATTCCTTACCAGGCCAAGGATGTGGAAGGATCTACTAATCCCCAGATAGGAGATAAG GTTGAGTTCTGTGTTTGTGAAGTTAAGAGAACTGGTCTGCAAACGGCTGTTTCTGTCAGAATGCTGGGACGCAATTACAGCTCAAAGAGGCTTTTGGGATACGTGGCAGCCCTGAAAGATAACTTTGGATTTATTGAAACAGCCAATCATGATAAGGAGATCTTTTTCCACTACAG TGAATACTGTGGTGATATTGATAGCCTGGAACTTGGAGACACTGTTGAATACAGCTTGTCCAAAGGCAAAGGAAACAAAGTCAGTGCAGAAAAGGTGAACAAAACTCATGCAG TGAATGGTATCACTGAAGAAGCTGATCCAACTGTTTACTCTGGTAAAGTAATTCGTCCTTTGAGGAGTGTAGATCCCACACAGACTGAATACCAGGGCATGATTGAAGTCATGGAGGATG GTGAGATGAAAGGAGAGGTCTATCCATTTGGAATCGTTGGAATGGCAAACAAAGGTGACTGTCTGCAAAAGGGAGAGACAGTAAAGTTTCAGCTCTGTGTTCTTGGTCAAAATGGTCAAACAATGGCTGTTAACATCACCCCGTTCCGCAGAGCCACGGTGGAATGCGTGAAGGACCAG TTCGGTTTCATTAACTATGAAGTGGGTGACAGCAAAAAGCTCTTCTTCCATGTCAAAGAAGTTCAGGATGGTGtggagctgcaggctggggaTGAAGTGGAGTTCTCAGTAATCCTGAACCAGCGCACAGGAAAATGCAGTGCCTGTAACGTGTGGCGTGTCTG CGAAGGCGCCAAGGCTGTTGCTGCTCCACGCCCCGATAGACTCGTTAATCGTTTGAAGAGCATTAATCTGGATGATGCCAATGCTCCTCGTCTAACAGTTCTTCGTCAGCCTAGGGGACCGGATAACTCAAAG GGATTTGGTGCAGAGAGAAAGATCCGTCAAGCTGGTGTTATAGACTGA